One genomic region from Nilaparvata lugens isolate BPH chromosome 3, ASM1435652v1, whole genome shotgun sequence encodes:
- the LOC120350469 gene encoding uncharacterized protein LOC120350469, which produces MADEGIEQYSNKRKKGSTNPSEYKRNVVKKARVKGAAYVNWKNQQQPEISQGADCKCKRRCYDLINEEVRNMIYAKFRSFETKNEQDSYLQSLISVTPVKQRRRRKDQDESKQPDRGAIYVYEISSVSGKYQLIAISMDLRATLFAYGTHIQMLSLSQTQ; this is translated from the exons ATGGCTGATGAGGGAATTGAGCAATATAGTAACAAAAGAAAGAAGGGATCTACTAATCCATCTGAATACAAGaggaatgttgtcaaaaaagcAAGAGTCAAGGGTGCAGCTTACGTCAACTGGAAGAATCAACAACAACCTGAAATATCTCAGGGAGCTGATTGcaa ATGTAAACGTCGCTGCTATGATTTAATCAATGAAGAGGTTCGAAACATGATTTATGCCAAGTTTAGGAGCTTTGAAACGAAAAACGAGCAGGACAGCTACCTTCAAAGCTTGATCTCAGTTACTCCAGTAAAGCAACGTCGTCGTAGAAAAGACCAAGATGAATCAAAACAACCGGACAGAGGAGCCATTTATGTTTATGAAATTTCAAGTGTTAGTGGAAAATACCAG CTCATCGCTATATCGATGGACTTGAGAGCCACACTTTTCGCTTACGGAACACATATTCAGATGTTATCACTCTCCCAGACGCAGTAG